The Lachnospiraceae bacterium oral taxon 500 genome window below encodes:
- a CDS encoding glucuronate isomerase, with amino-acid sequence MKQFMDRDFLLSTNMAKHLYHDYAVHQPIIDYHCHLSPQEIYEDIKFTNITQMWLAGDHYKWRQMRSNGVEEYYITGAASDREKFQKWAETLEMAIGNPLYHWSHLELQRYFGYEGHLNGRTAEEVWQFCCQKLENGSMSARSLIKDSKVKLLCTTDDPVDSLEWHRLLKEDGFAVKVLPAWRPDKAVHLEKEGYLPYLAQLEAVSGVKIDSFADLKQALHRRMDFFAENGCVVSDHGLEYVMYAPATEAEIEDIFARRRRGETLTGEEQARYKTALLVALGREYADRGWVMQLHFGAIRDLNTKIFQALGPDAGIDAINNYAPAKELGQFLNALTITDQLPKTILYSLNPIDNAVIGSVMGCFQSSDAVGKLQHGSAWWFNDHQTGMREQMTELANLGLLGNFVGMLTDSRSFLSYARHEYFRRILCDLIGGWVENGEYPADQQALRKIIEGICYGNVKRYFGFEC; translated from the coding sequence ATGAAGCAATTTATGGATCGGGATTTTTTATTATCCACAAATATGGCCAAACATTTGTATCATGATTATGCGGTGCATCAGCCGATTATTGATTATCACTGCCATTTAAGTCCGCAGGAGATTTATGAGGATATTAAGTTTACCAATATCACGCAGATGTGGCTGGCCGGCGATCATTACAAATGGCGGCAGATGCGGTCAAACGGCGTGGAGGAATACTATATTACCGGGGCGGCGTCCGACCGGGAAAAGTTTCAAAAATGGGCAGAAACCTTGGAAATGGCCATCGGTAATCCGCTCTATCATTGGAGTCATCTGGAACTGCAAAGGTATTTTGGTTATGAGGGGCATTTAAACGGGAGAACCGCCGAGGAGGTTTGGCAGTTTTGCTGTCAAAAGCTGGAAAATGGCTCAATGTCGGCGCGCAGCCTGATTAAAGACAGTAAGGTTAAGCTGCTTTGCACGACCGATGACCCGGTTGATTCCTTAGAGTGGCATCGTTTGCTGAAAGAGGACGGCTTTGCAGTTAAGGTTTTGCCGGCATGGCGGCCGGATAAAGCGGTTCATTTGGAAAAAGAGGGCTATCTCCCCTATTTGGCCCAGCTGGAAGCAGTCAGCGGTGTCAAAATCGACAGCTTTGCTGACTTGAAGCAGGCTTTGCACCGGCGGATGGACTTTTTTGCTGAAAACGGCTGTGTGGTATCCGATCACGGCTTAGAATATGTGATGTATGCACCGGCGACAGAAGCAGAGATTGAGGACATTTTCGCGCGCCGGCGCCGGGGCGAGACGCTGACCGGTGAAGAACAGGCCCGGTATAAAACGGCGCTGCTGGTTGCGCTGGGCCGGGAATATGCCGATCGAGGCTGGGTCATGCAGCTGCATTTTGGCGCGATTCGCGACCTGAATACTAAGATTTTTCAGGCTTTGGGGCCGGATGCCGGAATTGATGCCATAAATAATTACGCCCCGGCTAAGGAATTGGGGCAGTTTTTAAATGCGCTGACGATTACAGATCAGCTGCCAAAAACAATCCTATATTCGCTCAATCCCATTGATAATGCGGTGATTGGTTCGGTCATGGGCTGTTTTCAAAGCAGCGATGCCGTCGGTAAACTTCAGCATGGCAGTGCCTGGTGGTTTAACGACCATCAGACCGGTATGCGGGAGCAAATGACGGAATTGGCTAATCTTGGCCTTTTGGGAAACTTTGTCGGTATGCTGACCGACTCGCGCAGCTTTTTGTCCTATGCCCGGCATGAATATTTCCGCCGGATTTTATGTGATTTGATTGGCGGCTGGGTGGAAAATGGCGAATATCCGGCCGATCAGCAGGCGCTGCGCAAAATCATTGAGGGCATTTGCTATGGGAACGTCAAACGCTATTTTGGATTTGAGTGCTAA
- a CDS encoding mannitol dehydrogenase family protein: protein MILNEAGLKEKQQWIEKGYALPEFDREQVKAATAEAPVWLHFGAGNIFRAFLANAAQKLLNSGDLKTGIVVAEGYDYEIVEKMNRPHDDYSILVTLKADGSIEKTVIGSITESCILDSGRPAEFARLKTIFAAPSLQMTTFTITEKGYSLENSRGERFPEVAADMAAGPDQPQSYMGKVAGLLHHRFCRGAHPLAMVSMDNCSHNGDKLYAAIHAFAQAWEQAGLAKPGFLQYVEDKKKVSFPWTMIDKITPRPDASVEEILKADGILELAPVTTGKKTYVAPFVNAEECEYLVIEDTFPAGRPPLEKAGFFFTDAATVDKVERMKVCTCLNPLHTALAVFGCLLGYQKISDEMKDEDLVRLVERIGYREGLPVVVHPGILDPKEFIDTVLKVRVPNPFMPDTPQRIATDTSQKLAIRFGETIKNYQKQGLPLADLQAIPLVFAGWLRYLQGVDDQGKSFELSPDPLLDKVCPYVKDLTAETELLPALRPLLEDEKVFGVNLAAVGMAETVCRYLQEMLTGPGAVRRSLQKYGKEWQHAERGKR, encoded by the coding sequence ATGATTTTAAATGAAGCGGGATTAAAAGAGAAACAGCAGTGGATAGAAAAGGGCTACGCTTTGCCGGAGTTTGACCGGGAGCAGGTCAAAGCGGCGACGGCGGAGGCTCCGGTTTGGCTGCACTTCGGCGCGGGCAATATTTTTCGGGCTTTTTTGGCAAATGCCGCCCAAAAGCTGTTAAACAGCGGGGATTTAAAGACCGGGATTGTTGTGGCCGAGGGCTATGATTATGAGATTGTTGAGAAAATGAACCGGCCGCATGATGACTATTCGATTCTGGTAACGCTAAAAGCCGACGGCAGCATTGAAAAAACGGTGATTGGCAGTATTACGGAGTCCTGTATTTTAGACAGCGGCCGGCCGGCGGAGTTTGCGCGGTTGAAAACAATTTTTGCCGCACCTTCGCTCCAGATGACCACTTTTACGATTACCGAAAAGGGTTATAGTTTAGAAAACAGCCGGGGAGAGCGTTTTCCGGAAGTGGCGGCCGATATGGCGGCCGGCCCGGATCAGCCGCAGAGTTATATGGGCAAAGTGGCGGGGCTTTTGCACCATCGTTTTTGCCGGGGAGCGCATCCGCTGGCCATGGTCAGTATGGATAACTGCTCGCATAACGGTGATAAGCTGTATGCGGCGATTCATGCTTTTGCCCAGGCCTGGGAGCAGGCAGGACTGGCTAAGCCCGGCTTTTTACAATATGTAGAGGATAAAAAGAAGGTTTCGTTCCCATGGACAATGATTGATAAAATTACCCCCCGGCCGGATGCCTCGGTTGAGGAAATACTGAAAGCGGACGGGATTTTGGAGCTGGCACCGGTGACGACCGGTAAAAAAACCTATGTCGCACCGTTTGTCAATGCCGAAGAATGTGAATATCTGGTGATTGAAGATACTTTTCCGGCTGGGCGGCCGCCGCTGGAAAAGGCAGGCTTTTTCTTTACCGATGCGGCGACGGTGGATAAAGTTGAGCGTATGAAGGTCTGCACCTGTTTAAATCCGCTGCATACAGCACTGGCGGTATTTGGCTGCCTGCTGGGCTATCAAAAGATTTCGGATGAAATGAAGGATGAGGATTTGGTCAGGCTGGTCGAGCGGATTGGTTACCGGGAAGGCTTACCGGTGGTGGTGCATCCCGGAATTCTTGACCCGAAAGAGTTTATTGATACAGTGCTGAAGGTACGGGTGCCGAATCCCTTTATGCCGGATACGCCGCAGCGGATTGCGACCGATACCTCGCAAAAGCTGGCCATTCGGTTTGGGGAAACAATTAAAAATTATCAAAAACAGGGCTTACCGCTGGCGGATTTGCAGGCGATTCCGCTCGTATTTGCCGGTTGGCTCCGCTACCTGCAAGGCGTTGACGATCAGGGCAAGTCTTTTGAATTAAGTCCGGATCCGCTGCTGGACAAGGTTTGTCCTTATGTTAAGGATTTGACGGCGGAAACAGAGCTGTTACCGGCCCTGCGACCGCTGCTGGAGGACGAGAAAGTTTTTGGCGTTAACTTGGCTGCAGTCGGAATGGCGGAAACGGTTTGCCGTTATTTGCAGGAAATGCTGACCGGCCCGGGAGCCGTTCGCCGCAGTTTGCAAAAATATGGGAAAGAGTGGCAACACGCAGAAAGGGGAAAAAGATGA
- the uxuA gene encoding mannonate dehydratase: MEMTLRWYGSKFDTVTLKQIRQIPGVTGVITTLYDTTPGEVWSRERIRALKEEVAAAGMHIAGIESVNVHDAIKIGSADRDQYIDNYIETLRHLGQEDIHLVCYNFMPVFDWTRTELARVRPDGSTVLAYTQAAVDALDPEKMFASIAGDTNGTIMPGWEPERMARVKELFAMYKEVDDEKLFTNLQYFLERIMPVCNEYDIKMAIHPDDPAWSVFGLPRIIINKENILRLMKMVDDPHNGVTFCSGSYGTNLENNLPEMIRALKGRIHFAHVRNLKFHSPTNFEEAAHLSSDGDFDMYEIMRALYETGFTGPIRPDHGRMIWDEVAMPGYGLYDRALGATYLNGLWEAIDKAHRAK; this comes from the coding sequence ATGGAAATGACGCTGAGATGGTACGGGAGCAAATTTGACACAGTTACACTCAAACAAATCCGCCAGATTCCGGGGGTAACTGGTGTGATTACGACTTTATACGATACAACACCGGGCGAGGTCTGGAGCCGGGAACGGATTCGGGCGCTGAAGGAAGAAGTAGCGGCGGCTGGGATGCATATCGCGGGCATTGAGAGTGTCAATGTGCACGACGCGATTAAGATTGGAAGTGCCGATCGGGATCAATATATTGATAACTATATTGAAACGCTCCGTCATTTGGGGCAGGAGGATATTCATTTGGTCTGCTATAATTTCATGCCGGTCTTTGACTGGACGAGAACGGAGTTAGCCAGAGTGCGGCCGGACGGCTCGACGGTGCTGGCTTACACGCAGGCCGCGGTGGATGCACTTGACCCGGAAAAAATGTTCGCTTCGATTGCCGGCGATACCAACGGCACGATTATGCCGGGTTGGGAGCCGGAGCGCATGGCCAGAGTTAAAGAATTGTTTGCTATGTACAAAGAGGTAGATGATGAAAAGTTGTTTACCAATCTTCAGTATTTCCTAGAGCGGATTATGCCGGTGTGCAATGAATATGATATCAAAATGGCAATTCATCCCGATGACCCGGCTTGGAGTGTCTTTGGTCTGCCGCGGATTATTATCAATAAGGAAAATATTCTGCGTTTGATGAAAATGGTGGATGATCCGCATAACGGCGTTACTTTCTGCTCCGGTTCTTACGGTACCAATTTAGAAAATAATCTGCCGGAAATGATTCGGGCGCTGAAGGGGCGGATTCACTTTGCTCATGTCCGCAATCTCAAGTTCCACAGCCCGACCAATTTTGAGGAAGCGGCGCACTTATCCAGTGACGGTGATTTTGATATGTATGAAATCATGCGGGCTTTATATGAGACTGGCTTTACCGGCCCGATTCGGCCCGACCATGGCCGGATGATTTGGGATGAAGTGGCGATGCCCGGCTACGGTTTATATGACCGGGCGCTGGGAGCAACATATTTAAACGGCTTATGGGAAGCTATTGATAAGGCCCACCGGGCAAAATAA
- a CDS encoding AraC family transcriptional regulator, whose protein sequence is MKKKLQTVFSPRQYMISQDFEIFYYSDKDVKSVPGHRHDYYEFYFFLGGEILMDIDGRSFSPYSGDMILIPPGIPHHVRILNSDLFYQRFIFWISREYYQQLIQLSPDYGYLARQAEQTGKYLYHFDIFSFYAIQSRLFQLIEERTSDRFGKATKLTLTVCDLLLFLNRSVYEAEALPRPKSENNLYQNLLTYIQEHLEDDLSLERLSKIFFVSKYHISHIFKQNLGISLHQYILKKRLAMSRDAILGRCEISEAALLYGFKDYSSFYKAFCKEYGLSPKEYRQQYVGCPQASPGKD, encoded by the coding sequence ATGAAAAAGAAATTACAGACTGTTTTCAGTCCACGGCAGTATATGATCTCTCAGGACTTTGAAATTTTTTATTACAGCGATAAAGACGTTAAAAGCGTACCGGGACACCGTCATGATTATTATGAGTTTTATTTTTTCCTGGGCGGGGAAATCCTGATGGATATCGACGGCCGTTCTTTTTCTCCTTATTCCGGCGATATGATTCTGATTCCGCCGGGAATCCCGCATCATGTCAGGATTTTAAACTCCGACCTTTTTTATCAGCGCTTTATCTTTTGGATCAGCCGCGAATATTATCAGCAGCTGATTCAGCTTTCGCCGGATTACGGCTATCTCGCCCGTCAGGCCGAACAAACCGGCAAATATTTATACCATTTTGATATCTTCAGTTTTTACGCAATCCAGTCCCGACTTTTTCAGCTGATTGAAGAGCGAACCTCGGATCGCTTTGGCAAGGCCACCAAACTCACTCTAACGGTGTGTGATCTGCTCCTTTTTTTGAACCGGAGTGTATACGAAGCGGAAGCCCTGCCCCGACCCAAGTCAGAAAACAATTTGTATCAAAACCTTTTAACCTATATTCAGGAACATTTAGAAGATGATCTTTCCCTGGAACGGCTGTCCAAAATATTTTTTGTCAGCAAATATCATATTTCCCATATTTTTAAGCAAAATCTCGGCATTTCTCTGCATCAGTATATCCTAAAAAAACGCCTCGCCATGTCGCGCGATGCCATTTTAGGGCGCTGCGAAATCAGCGAGGCCGCTCTGCTCTATGGTTTTAAGGATTATTCCAGTTTTTACAAGGCTTTTTGCAAAGAATACGGCCTGTCGCCCAAAGAATACCGGCAGCAATATGTCGGCTGCCCGCAGGCTTCACCGGGAAAAGATTAA
- the lpdA gene encoding dihydrolipoyl dehydrogenase, which yields MYEIKMMAVAGNKPNLVGSIEVKLQDKVEKDQVLLTIETAKGKRTIKSGWSGIVAAIKVAVGDVVTTGQTLVEIEAEAEAPAADAPAVENKQWIAKDAELLIIGGGPGGYVAAIYAAMQGTKVVLAEQADLGGTCLNEGCIPTKSFIESAELYDRLHHLSEFGLSADHVAYDFKQIADRKDRIVADLKNGIVSLLNSRGVEVLTGRAEFRDDRTVAVYGQENYLLTCQQIIIATGARQAVLPIEGIDLDCVMTSREALALKKLPQSVTIIGGGVIGMEFAFIFRSFGVEVHVIEFMDSILSGIDPEASRLLREIAGRKGIRFSTAAKVESIKKAENNMAIVAYRKDGELHYTVSEKVLAAVGRVPNTEGLGLDKTGVEVVKGAVKTDQCLRTAVSHIYAIGDVTNIMQLAHVASHQAIAAVDHILGKNHIMAYDAVPAVIFTRPEIAAVGLSQADPDKHMVSRFDFAANGKALVKGETEGFVKLIKEKESGRIVGGVIIGPDASVMINTLTLAVKEKMREQELSSMIFPHPTTGEALHEAAMGLSIGALHQ from the coding sequence ATGTATGAGATAAAAATGATGGCGGTGGCCGGCAATAAGCCGAATCTGGTCGGCAGCATTGAGGTAAAACTTCAGGATAAGGTCGAAAAAGATCAGGTTTTGCTGACGATTGAAACGGCCAAAGGCAAGCGGACGATAAAAAGCGGCTGGTCAGGCATTGTGGCGGCGATCAAGGTCGCGGTCGGAGATGTTGTGACGACCGGTCAGACCTTGGTGGAGATAGAGGCGGAAGCAGAAGCGCCGGCGGCCGATGCGCCGGCAGTCGAAAATAAGCAATGGATTGCTAAGGACGCAGAATTATTGATTATCGGCGGCGGACCGGGCGGTTATGTAGCGGCAATTTACGCGGCCATGCAGGGGACAAAAGTGGTTTTGGCGGAGCAGGCCGATTTAGGCGGGACTTGCTTAAACGAAGGCTGTATTCCGACAAAAAGTTTTATTGAATCAGCCGAGCTTTATGACCGGCTTCACCATTTATCGGAATTTGGCTTATCGGCCGACCATGTCGCTTATGATTTTAAGCAGATAGCCGACAGAAAAGACCGGATTGTGGCTGATTTGAAAAATGGGATTGTGTCTTTGCTGAACAGCCGTGGGGTTGAGGTTTTGACCGGCCGGGCGGAGTTTCGGGATGACCGGACAGTGGCGGTTTATGGGCAGGAAAATTATTTGTTGACTTGTCAACAGATAATCATAGCAACGGGGGCGAGGCAGGCAGTGCTGCCGATTGAAGGGATTGATCTTGACTGCGTGATGACCAGCCGGGAAGCACTGGCACTAAAAAAACTGCCGCAGTCTGTGACCATCATTGGCGGCGGAGTCATCGGCATGGAGTTTGCTTTTATTTTCCGTAGCTTTGGGGTGGAGGTTCATGTCATAGAATTTATGGACAGTATTTTATCCGGCATTGACCCGGAAGCCTCCCGGCTGCTTCGGGAAATTGCCGGCCGAAAGGGAATCCGGTTTAGTACGGCCGCCAAGGTGGAAAGCATTAAAAAGGCCGAAAATAATATGGCGATAGTGGCTTACCGTAAGGATGGCGAGCTGCATTATACCGTCAGCGAGAAAGTCTTGGCGGCAGTTGGCCGGGTGCCGAATACGGAGGGGCTGGGTTTGGACAAGACCGGTGTGGAAGTGGTGAAAGGCGCAGTTAAAACCGATCAGTGTTTGCGGACGGCGGTCAGCCATATTTATGCCATCGGCGATGTAACTAATATCATGCAGTTAGCGCATGTAGCCAGCCATCAGGCGATAGCGGCGGTTGATCATATATTAGGCAAAAATCATATTATGGCCTATGATGCGGTTCCGGCAGTGATTTTTACCCGTCCGGAAATTGCAGCGGTCGGTCTGTCGCAGGCGGATCCGGATAAACATATGGTTTCCCGTTTCGATTTTGCCGCTAACGGCAAGGCTTTGGTGAAAGGCGAAACCGAAGGCTTTGTTAAATTGATCAAGGAAAAAGAGAGCGGCCGGATTGTCGGCGGTGTGATCATAGGCCCGGATGCTTCCGTTATGATCAATACATTGACTTTGGCAGTCAAGGAAAAAATGAGGGAGCAGGAACTGTCATCCATGATTTTTCCGCACCCGACTACCGGAGAAGCACTGCATGAGGCGGCGATGGGGCTGTCGATCGGAGCGCTGCATCAATGA
- a CDS encoding peroxiredoxin, protein MLTTFKATAKKLPAGLQVETESRGFKILMDEPEELGGTNAAMNPVEAVLCALGACQTIVASAFAQANDFTFEEFHVELEGDLDPDGFMGLADVRNGFQEIRFTMNFKTQESQEKTEQFAEFIEKTCPVGDCLANGVKLVKSGVKRY, encoded by the coding sequence ATGCTTACAACTTTTAAGGCAACAGCGAAAAAATTACCAGCAGGTTTGCAGGTAGAAACAGAGTCAAGAGGATTTAAAATCCTGATGGATGAACCGGAAGAGTTGGGCGGTACCAATGCGGCCATGAATCCGGTGGAAGCGGTTTTGTGCGCCTTGGGAGCTTGTCAGACAATTGTGGCAAGTGCCTTTGCTCAGGCCAATGATTTTACCTTTGAAGAGTTTCATGTTGAGCTGGAGGGCGATTTGGATCCGGATGGCTTTATGGGGCTGGCTGATGTAAGAAACGGTTTTCAGGAGATTCGTTTTACCATGAACTTTAAAACCCAGGAATCGCAGGAAAAAACGGAGCAGTTTGCCGAGTTTATCGAAAAGACCTGTCCGGTTGGCGATTGTCTGGCGAATGGCGTTAAGCTGGTTAAAAGCGGAGTAAAAAGATATTAA